A stretch of Prionailurus bengalensis isolate Pbe53 chromosome E4, Fcat_Pben_1.1_paternal_pri, whole genome shotgun sequence DNA encodes these proteins:
- the PMVK gene encoding phosphomevalonate kinase isoform X1 — MAPQAGAPRLVLLFSGKRKSGKDFVAEALRSRLGADVCAVLRLSGPLKEQYAREHGLDFERLLDASTYKEAYRRDMIRWGEEKRQADPGFFCRKVVEGVSQPVWLVSDTRRVSDIQWFREAYGALTQTVRVVALEQSRRQRGWVFTPGVDDAESECGLDDLEGFDWVVENHGDAGRLEEQLQSLVAFVHSRL; from the exons aTGGCCCCGCAAGCAGGCGCCCCGCGCCTGGTGCTGCTGTTCAGCGGGAAGAGGAAGTCCGGGAAGGACTTCGTGGCCGAGGCGCTGCGGAGCAG GCTCGGAGCTGATGTCTGCGCTGTCCTGCGGCTGTCCGGGCCACTCAAGGAGCAGTACGCGCGG GAGCACGGCCTGGACTTCGAGAGACTCCTGGACGCCAGCACCTACAAGGAGGCCTACCGGAGGGACATGATCCGCTGGGGCGAGGAGAAGCGCCAGGCCGACCCCGGCTTCTTCTGCAGGAAGGTGGTGGAGGGCGTCTCCCAGCCCGTCTGG CTGGTGAGTGACACGCGGAGGGTGTCGGACATCCAGTGGTTTCGGGAGGCCTACGGGGCTTTGACCCAGACGGTCCGCGTGGTGGCCCTGGAGCAGAGCCGACGGCAGCGGGGCTGGGTGTTCACTCCAG GGGTGGACGACGCCGAGTCGGAGTGTGGCCTGGACGACTTGGAGGGCTTCGACTGGGTCGTGGAGAACCACGGGGACGCGGGGCGCCTGGAGGAGCAGCTGCAGAGCCTGGTGGCCTTTGTCCACTCCAGACTGTAG
- the PMVK gene encoding phosphomevalonate kinase isoform X2, giving the protein MIRWGEEKRQADPGFFCRKVVEGVSQPVWLVSDTRRVSDIQWFREAYGALTQTVRVVALEQSRRQRGWVFTPGVDDAESECGLDDLEGFDWVVENHGDAGRLEEQLQSLVAFVHSRL; this is encoded by the exons ATGATCCGCTGGGGCGAGGAGAAGCGCCAGGCCGACCCCGGCTTCTTCTGCAGGAAGGTGGTGGAGGGCGTCTCCCAGCCCGTCTGG CTGGTGAGTGACACGCGGAGGGTGTCGGACATCCAGTGGTTTCGGGAGGCCTACGGGGCTTTGACCCAGACGGTCCGCGTGGTGGCCCTGGAGCAGAGCCGACGGCAGCGGGGCTGGGTGTTCACTCCAG GGGTGGACGACGCCGAGTCGGAGTGTGGCCTGGACGACTTGGAGGGCTTCGACTGGGTCGTGGAGAACCACGGGGACGCGGGGCGCCTGGAGGAGCAGCTGCAGAGCCTGGTGGCCTTTGTCCACTCCAGACTGTAG